The segment TCGCACGAACGGCAAGCCGAGCGTGACGTTCACCGACTCGTCGAAATCGATCGTCTTCAACGGCGCGAGTCCCTGGTCGTGGTAGAGCGCGATCACCACGTCGAATTCGCCCTGCAGCGCCCGCGCAAAGATCGTATCCGCCGGCTGGCAACGCGACAGCCCGGCGAACTCGGTGCGGAGGTGGTCGAGCGCTGGATCGATGAAATCGCGCTCCTCGTAACCGAGCAACCCGCCCTCCCCCGCGTGCGGGTTCAACCCGCACACGCCGATCCTCGGTTTGTCGGGAGGGATGCCCTGCCCCCACCGGTCGTTGACTGCGTTCGCCCCGATCGCGGCGTGGACGGGAGCCCCCGCCCTGCAATCAATCCGCGCAATCTCCGTCGCCGCCTGCGCCGCGCGATGCAGCAGATGCGGCCCGAGCCGGCCGCCGACTTCGTGCAGCGGAATGTGCCACGTCGCGAGCACGACGCGCAGCCGGCCGCCAGCAAAAGCCATCACCGGCTCGCCGCCCCAACGCGCGGCGAAAAACTCAGTCTGTCCGGGAAACGGATAGCCGATCTTCGCCAGACGCTCCTTGCTGATCGGCCCGGTCACGACGCCGCAAAACTCGCCCTGCCTGCAACCTTCCGCCGCCCGCTCTATCGCCGCCCAGGCGACCAGCGCGCCATCCGCGTCGGGCGCGCCCGGTGTAGCGGAAAAGTCCTCCAACCCGACTGCGATTTTGCGCACTCCCGCCGGCAGCGATTCGAGCCAGCGCGGCGGGCCGATCACCACCACGTCCTGCGACACTGCGGCGGGCGACGCGAGCCAGGAGGCGATCACCTCGGGTCCAACCCCTGCCGGATCGCCGCAGGTGAGGGCGAGTTTGGTCGTGTTTGGGAGCTTGCTCATGGTGGAAGGAAGGCGGACCGCGGAAGCCGGTGAAATGCAGACGTGGACCCCGATGCTACTCCGCGGCAACTTCGCCGCCGCTGCCGCGACGCGGGCGCGCGAAGCTCCGTTTGCCTTCGCTGAAAAACTCGAGAAACCGCCGCGCTTCGGCGGTTTGAAAACCACCGGTCGCGAGCGTCTCCGCGGCAACGGACCGAATGTTGCCCGGCGTGAAGAAGACCGCGTGAAACGCCCGCTTCAGTTCGCCGATCGACTCCCGGCTTAACCCGCGGCGCTTGAGGCCGACGACGTTGAAGCCGGCCACCGCGTCGCGTTCCGCCACCATCAGATAAGGCGCGATGTCACGCGTGATCGAGGCGTGGCCGCCGATCATCACGCCGTCGCCGATCCGGCAGAACTGATGCACCGCAGCCCCGCCGCCGAGGAACGCGTGATCGCCCACCGCCACGTGGCCGGCCAGCAGCACCGCGTTCGCGAGCACCACCTGGTTTCCGAGCACGCAATCGTGCCCGAGGTGCGAACTCGCCATCAGAAAACAGCCTTCGCCGACCGTGGTGAATTCGCCCGCGTGGATGGAGCGGTTCACTGTCACGTGTTCACGAATCACCGTGCCGGAGCCGATCTTCACGCCGGACTCCGTCGCGGGATCGAATTTCAGATACTGCGGATCTCCACCGACGACGGCGAACGGATGCACGACCACGCGATCGGCGAGCAGGCTGTGCTTCCGCACGATCGCGTGCGCGTGAACTTCGCAGTCGGCCCCCAGCTGCGCGCCGGGTTCAATGATGGCGGTGGCATGAATCACGGCGGTGGAGCGGGTCATTTCCGGCGCGCAATCGCTCCGGGCAAGTCCAGCTGCGGATCCTTCAGCAGGTCGTAGTTTTTCAAAATCCGCATCACCTGCAGCGCGTCGCTCTTCGAGTAGTTCTGGTTCACCTCGATCTTTTCGAGCAGGTCCAGCAGCATCGCGCGGAACGAGATGATCGCGTCGACGCCGTGGCTTTTCAGCAGCTCGACACTTTGGGAGCGGAACGGCTCCGCAGTGGGCAGACTCGGCAGCACCAGGACTTTCGTCGGCGGTCCATCCGCCTCCTCGTCGGCCGCCTGCGGGAAAAAGCGCGCCGCCTCCTTCAGCACGTTTTGCTCGAGAAAACTGAAAATCTCCGGGCTGCTCTTCAGCATGGTCGGAGTAAACACGCCCGTATGCCAGCCCTTGACCGAGATGACCGCCTTCTGCACGAACGGCAGCTCGCTCGAAAACAGGAAGAAGTCGGGTTTGCGCGACCCACGCTGCCAGGCCGGATTGTAGACCATCAGGTCGATCTCCTCCTCGGCGTGTTTCCGGCGAGCGGCCACCTGATACTTCCGCGGTTGGCGGACCAGAAATCCGTTTTGTTCGAAATACTCGCGAACGATGCCTTCGTCGATGGCGGACATGATGTCACCTACAAGGGAGCAAGGTGCTGCACCCAGAGCAATCTTTCTCCCGAATGCCCGAGCGTCCCGAGCGGTCCTCATTTCTAAGCACGACCGCGCGCCAAACGGTAGGCCAGGCCGGCGTCCTGGCCGGGCGTGTGCTCCATGCAGCCACCTCATCGAGGCGGTCTACAACCGACCACGTCATCGAGCGCTGCTCCCTCCCGGTCCGCCACGTGTGGGACGCGTAGCCGCGCGCGTTAGCGCGCCGCTCTCAGCTCGCGCCGACTTCGCGGAAGCACTCCGCCGCGAGTTCCGCGGGTACGTCGTCCTGCGTGACGGCTTCACCGAGCTTTCGGAGCACCACGAAGCGCGGCATGCCCGCGCGCACTTTTTTGTCGCGCGCCATCGCGGCCAACAGGTCCATCAGCACGAGCGGTGTCCGTAACTTCACTGGCAGCCGGTGCGCCGCAACCACCGCATCGACGCGCGCCACGTCCGCCCCGCCGAGGTGGCCCAGCTTTGCCGACAACCGCGCCGCCGCGCACATCCCGATCGCCACGGCTTCGCCGTGCAGGTAGACGCCATAGCCGGTCACCTGCTCGATGGCGTGACCGAACGTGTGGCCCAGGTTAAGCAACGCGCGGCCGCCTTCGGGAGCGAGTTCCCGCTCGTCCGCCTGCACGAAGGCCGCTTTCAACGCACAGCATTGACGAATCACACCGGCGAGTTCGGGACTCACAAAGCTCAACGGCGCCCGCTCGAGCAGCTCCAGCAGCGCCGCGTCGCCGAGGAGGCCATACTTGATGACCTCGGCCATACCCGCGGCAAATTCCCGCGCCGGCAGCGTCCGCAGAAAATCCGTCCCGATGAACACGCCGCGCGGCTGGTGAAACGCCCCGACGAGATTTTTGCCGGCCGGGATGTTGATCCCGGTCTTGCCGCCGACGGAGCTGTCGACCATCGCGAGCAACGTCGTCGGCACCTGATAAAAATCGATCCCGCGCAGCCAGCTCGCCGCGATGAAACCGGCAAG is part of the Opitutus terrae PB90-1 genome and harbors:
- a CDS encoding PdxA family dehydrogenase, translated to MSKLPNTTKLALTCGDPAGVGPEVIASWLASPAAVSQDVVVIGPPRWLESLPAGVRKIAVGLEDFSATPGAPDADGALVAWAAIERAAEGCRQGEFCGVVTGPISKERLAKIGYPFPGQTEFFAARWGGEPVMAFAGGRLRVVLATWHIPLHEVGGRLGPHLLHRAAQAATEIARIDCRAGAPVHAAIGANAVNDRWGQGIPPDKPRIGVCGLNPHAGEGGLLGYEERDFIDPALDHLRTEFAGLSRCQPADTIFARALQGEFDVVIALYHDQGLAPLKTIDFDESVNVTLGLPFVRTSPDHGTGFGIAGKGVARATSFANAVTVARQLIAARAEP
- the lpxA gene encoding acyl-ACP--UDP-N-acetylglucosamine O-acyltransferase, with the protein product MTRSTAVIHATAIIEPGAQLGADCEVHAHAIVRKHSLLADRVVVHPFAVVGGDPQYLKFDPATESGVKIGSGTVIREHVTVNRSIHAGEFTTVGEGCFLMASSHLGHDCVLGNQVVLANAVLLAGHVAVGDHAFLGGGAAVHQFCRIGDGVMIGGHASITRDIAPYLMVAERDAVAGFNVVGLKRRGLSRESIGELKRAFHAVFFTPGNIRSVAAETLATGGFQTAEARRFLEFFSEGKRSFARPRRGSGGEVAAE
- the aroB gene encoding 3-dehydroquinate synthase, with the protein product MPNTLTVDLGHRSYPIVFAADVRNNVRDQVAELTTAGRKVAVFTDEQVASAQVGALEAMFGSSPRLAFAPGESAKSLASFGRAMDFLAAQKVDRRGVVFAFGGGVIGDLAGFIAASWLRGIDFYQVPTTLLAMVDSSVGGKTGINIPAGKNLVGAFHQPRGVFIGTDFLRTLPAREFAAGMAEVIKYGLLGDAALLELLERAPLSFVSPELAGVIRQCCALKAAFVQADERELAPEGGRALLNLGHTFGHAIEQVTGYGVYLHGEAVAIGMCAAARLSAKLGHLGGADVARVDAVVAAHRLPVKLRTPLVLMDLLAAMARDKKVRAGMPRFVVLRKLGEAVTQDDVPAELAAECFREVGAS